The Rattus rattus isolate New Zealand chromosome 1, Rrattus_CSIRO_v1, whole genome shotgun sequence genome includes a region encoding these proteins:
- the Ifne gene encoding LOW QUALITY PROTEIN: interferon epsilon (The sequence of the model RefSeq protein was modified relative to this genomic sequence to represent the inferred CDS: deleted 2 bases in 1 codon) — protein sequence MVHKQLPEMVLLLLASSAIFSLEPKLILFQSRRNRESLQLLKALPSSSVQQCLAHRKNFLLPQQSVSPHQYQEGHALAVLHEILQQIFVLFQTHGSRGVWEENHIEEVLAALHRQLGYLESLGGLKAERKSGGSSVKDLRLQIKAYFRRIHDYLENHRSSSCAWIIVQIEVNRCMFFVSRLARWLSRQDRLLNTVKQEPTVDFKVIGWWQSGRRSMNIVASSWCKMAALVHFCTCLIVS from the exons ATGGTTCACAAACAGCTCCCGGAAATGGTGTTGCTGCTCTTAGCTTCTTCCGCTATCTTCTCTCTAGAACCGAAATTGATTCTCTTCCAGtcaagaaggaacagagaaagttTACAACTGCTGAAAGCTTTGCCGAGCTCATCAGTCCAGCAGTGTCTAGCACACAGGAAGAATTTCCTGCTCCCTCAGCAGTCTGTGAGTCCTCACCAGTACCAAGAGGGACACGCACTGGCTGTTCTGCACGAGATCCTTCAGCAGATCTTCGTTCTCTTCCAGACACATGGTTCTCGGGGCGTTTGGGAGGAAAACCATATAGAAGAAGTCCTAGCTGCGCTTCATCGTCAGCTGGGGTACTTGGAGTCGCTGGGTGGACTGAAAGCAGAGCGGAAGAGTGGGGGCTCGAGTGTGAAGGACCTTAGGTTACAGATCAAAGCGTACTTCAGGAGGATCCACGATTACTTGGAAAACCACAGGAGCAGCAGCTGTGCCTGGATCATTGTCCAGATAGAAGTCAACCGCTGTATGTTCTTTGTGTCCAGGCTCgcaagatggctgagcagacAGGAC AGACTCTTGAACACTGTGAAACAAGAGCCAACAGTGGATTTTAAAGTCATAGGTTGGTGGCAGAGTGGGAGGAGATCTATGAACATTGTTGCTTCTTCTTGGTGTAAAATGGCTGCATTGGTTCACTTCTGCACATGTTTAATTGTGTCCTAA